In one SAR202 cluster bacterium genomic region, the following are encoded:
- a CDS encoding 2-hydroxy-3-oxopropionate reductase: MPDKKVGFIGLGIMGRSMAKNLIKAGYAVTVFDINPASVKELETAGAKSAASSKAVAAGSDIVVTMVPDSADAEKAIMGEGGVLEGAKKGLTVIDMSSIAPISSQKIAKACEAKGVNFLDAPVSGGEPKAIDGTLAIMVGGKGEVFEQNVAFLKCMGASVVLCGGYGAGNTTKLANQIIVAANIEALAEAMVLVKKAGLDPQVVFEAIKGGLAGSTVMNAKAPMMISGNFKPGFRIRLHQKDLHNALLTGKELGVSLPVTAAVQQMITALMTKGKGDSDHSAIANYLEELAGITISGK; encoded by the coding sequence ATGCCAGACAAGAAGGTTGGATTTATCGGCCTCGGCATCATGGGCAGGTCCATGGCCAAGAACCTCATCAAGGCCGGCTACGCCGTGACCGTTTTCGATATCAACCCCGCGAGCGTCAAGGAGCTCGAGACCGCCGGCGCAAAGTCGGCGGCATCTTCGAAGGCCGTTGCGGCAGGGTCGGACATAGTCGTCACGATGGTGCCTGACTCTGCCGACGCCGAGAAGGCGATCATGGGCGAGGGCGGCGTGCTGGAAGGGGCCAAGAAGGGCCTTACGGTCATCGATATGAGTTCCATCGCGCCCATCTCCTCGCAGAAGATTGCGAAGGCGTGCGAGGCGAAGGGCGTGAACTTCCTGGACGCGCCCGTGAGCGGCGGCGAGCCAAAGGCGATCGACGGCACGCTGGCTATCATGGTCGGCGGCAAGGGCGAAGTATTCGAGCAGAACGTCGCATTCCTGAAGTGCATGGGCGCGAGCGTCGTCCTCTGCGGCGGGTACGGCGCGGGCAACACCACCAAGCTCGCCAACCAGATCATCGTCGCGGCCAACATCGAGGCGCTCGCCGAAGCGATGGTGCTGGTCAAGAAGGCCGGCCTGGACCCTCAGGTCGTGTTCGAGGCGATCAAGGGCGGCCTGGCCGGCAGCACGGTCATGAACGCCAAAGCGCCGATGATGATCTCCGGCAATTTCAAGCCCGGCTTCCGCATCCGCCTCCACCAGAAGGACCTCCACAACGCCCTTCTGACCGGCAAGGAGCTCGGCGTCTCCCTCCCCGTCACGGCGGCCGTTCAGCAGATGATCACGGCGCTCATGACGAAGGGCAAGGGCGATTCCGACCACTCCGCCATCGCTAACTACCTCGAAGAGCTGGCGGGCATTACGATCAGCGGCAAATAG